In Shewanella glacialimarina, the genomic stretch AGATTTGCTAACGGCTTACAAGCTGGGTGTAAAGACATTGTATTACCACAACACCCGTGACGGTGCGTCGGATCAACAAGATGAGATAATATCCATCGAAAAAGAAGACGATGATTGTGCCGGTGGTGCGTGTAAGATATAAACCTCTGGTTTATTGATATCACTTAATTAAGAAATTAAATGCGGGGAGCACTCCTCGCTTTTTTGGGAAAAGAAGCATGGCTTATTCAACATTTTGTCAAACACCTAATGATGCGACTCAAGAACCTATGTTCTTTGGTCAACCCGTTAATGTGGCGCGATATGACCAACAAAAATACGAGATTTTCGAAAAATTAATCGAAAAGCAGTTAAGTTTCTTTTGGCGACCAGAAGAAGTAGATGTCAGCCGTGACAAAATTGACTTTGCCAGCCTTCCTGATCATGAAAAGCATATTTTCCTGTCAAACCTTAAATACCAAACCTTACTTGATTCGATTCAAGGCCGCTCACCTAACGTGGCTCTTTTGCCGTTAGTGTCACTGCCAGAACTCGAAACCTGGATTGAAACCTGGTCTTTTTCAGAAACGATCCACTCTCGCTCATATACTCATATTATTCGTAATATCGTGAACAACCCATCAGTGGTGTTTGATGATATTGTTGAAAATGAGCAGATTTTGAAACGTGCTGGTGATATTGCTAAGTACTATGATGATTTGATCTACCTCACCCAAGTTAATAATTTACACGGTGAAGGTACTCATTTAATTAATGGTCAAGAAGTAACGGTTAACTCCCGTATTCTTAAGAAGACCTTGTATCTTTGTATGATGTCAGTCAACGCATTGGAAGCAATTCGTTTTTATGTCAGTTTTGCTTGTTCATTTGCCTTTGCTGAACGTCGCTTAATGGA encodes the following:
- the nrdB gene encoding class Ia ribonucleoside-diphosphate reductase subunit beta — encoded protein: MAYSTFCQTPNDATQEPMFFGQPVNVARYDQQKYEIFEKLIEKQLSFFWRPEEVDVSRDKIDFASLPDHEKHIFLSNLKYQTLLDSIQGRSPNVALLPLVSLPELETWIETWSFSETIHSRSYTHIIRNIVNNPSVVFDDIVENEQILKRAGDIAKYYDDLIYLTQVNNLHGEGTHLINGQEVTVNSRILKKTLYLCMMSVNALEAIRFYVSFACSFAFAERRLMEGNAKIIRLIARDEALHLNGTQHILSLMQGGKDDPEMAEIAIECYSEAYDLFHKAAEQEKEWAKYLFKDGSMIGLNEQILCQYVEYITNQRMKAVNLPLPYEELSNPLPWMKNWLESDAVQVAPQEVEVSSYLVGQIDSAVDGDEFLDFDL